TTCTCAGCGGATATATATTATTTTTATGGTTACTGGATGTTAGCTCTTTCTCAAGACTTTTCCTGGGAATGTTTACAAAATACCCCAAAGGAGCAAATCTTAAGGAGTATTAAAGTAAAAGGCAATGAAAGAATTAATGGAAAAAACTGTTATGTTGTAGAAAAGTTATTCAGGGCTGAATCAACGGGTTCAGAAATTATCACATTCTGGATCGATCTTAAAAACAGGGTTGCGATTCAAGTTAAAAAAGGGAATTCAATAATTAAACTCATCTTCTGAAGTTCATGGTATTTAAATGGAAAGAGTCGTTACACAATTTCTTTACTTAATTACATTATTATCTATTCCTTATACTATCCAGTAAATAGGTATTTTGTTCTCAAGGATTTTAAATTCAGGGTCTCCTGTAACAAGATCTGCATTAAATTGAATGGCTGTAGAAGCAGCAAAAGCATCAGCATAGGAGATTGGATTTTTTGACTTTATCTTAGCAGCGTTAAGGATATTAATTTCATCTGGCACCACAAGGTTTAAAGGCCATTTTTTTATAAAGGCAATTGCTTTATTCGCTATTTCTTCATCAGTCTCTCTTATAAGGATGTAGTATATCTCTCCGATATTGATCCAATTCAAATAGATTTTTATTTTGCCTTCTTCAGCCTTTAATAAAAGCTCTTTGACTCTGTCTTTCCCTTTCTCTCCTTTTTGATAAGCCAGAACAGAGTAACTATCCAAAGCAAAGTTCTTCAAAGGATCACCTTTTTTGCTTTTTCAAATTTTTCTTCTTCTTTTCTATTCTCATCAAGGACTTCCTTCACTGTCTTTTTGAATTTCAACCATCCTTCAGCTCTTTCAATTGGGTTATCTGGAAGAGGAATTAGAATAATCTGATCTCCAAGATCAAGGAACTCGACTATAGTTCCTTCCTTTATATCATATTTTTTTCTCAATTTAGATGGTATAACTAATTGCCCTTTTTTGAAGACTTTTGAAGAATACATTGCTCCTCCTTAATAAAAAGTAAAACTATTTAATTTTTATCATACAAATAAGAATTTATCAAACTATTTAAAAGAAAATTCTAGAACAGACTAATTTTTTTATGAGTCTCATCTTTTCTCTTTTATCAAAGATAAAAATTTTAGTCAATTAAGATGGGTAAATCATTTCCCCTTATAGGAAAATATTTACACATATAAAAGATTAAGTAATATAAATCAAATTTTTAATTTACATATTTTATAGGTGTAATATATTACCCAATTTTATAGAAGGATAAATTTAATAAAAACACAGATTTTCCTTAAGAAACCCTTTATTCTCAAAGAATTTATAGAAACTTCATGAACTTGGCACAGAAATTGGATGATATTAGAAGAGGAAAAGTTTAAAAGAGTATGTCTAAAAAGGTCTTGGTTATCTCTGAGGACAAAAGAATCTTTGATTTTATCAGGAGTTCTTTAGGTTCTTCTGTTTTAATTGAAAATCCTGGAATTGATGAAATAAATCAAAAAGATAAACCCTATGAGTTTATATTCTTGGGATGTGATTATAGGTGTTCTTTTATATTTTGCATGAGAAAGTTTCTATTTCTAAAGATGAATAAAAAAATTCCTTTTTTAGTCATAAGACCCATATTGCTTGAAAGAGGATATGAATCATATGGAGGGTTTTTATCTTCTTTTTTTGAAACCTATACACTTTCTTCCTTTCAAGAAGAAATTCCAAGGAAGATAAAAAACTCAGAGCATTATGGATGTTCTCCAGGATGGATGATTCACCCTTCTAATCTTCTTTTTAAGATTTCCAAGGTTCAAAGAGAAATTGTTGAGAACCCATGGAAAAGATTTAACCTTTTTTCATTCTCAGAGAATGTTTCTCTATCTCCTTCATGGCTTTCTTTAAAATTTAATGAAATTTCAGGGATATCCTTTGAGAGATTCTCAATAAGGATAAGATTCTGTTACTCCCTCTGGGAACTTCTCTCCACAGAAAAACAGATTAAATTAATTGCTTATGAGAGAGGGTACAAAGACCCTCTCTCTTTTACAAAGAGATTCCACTCTTTATTTGGAGTAGCTCCATCATTTGTGAGAAAAGAATTCAACACACTTTCATCAAGATAAAAGCCATGTCACCAAAAATAAAACCATATAAACAAAAATAAAACCATATGATTTTTGTTGAAATAAAGAAATTCTTATGTATGAATATAAGTAACTTAGGTGGAGAAATAAAAATGGCTTCCAAAAAAATCTTCATTTTCATACTGCTAACAATGATTATTCTTATACTCATTTATAATCTCTATAAATATGAATTTTTATTTCACCATTCCCTTAGATATGGAGATAAAATTAAAAAATTCGAGTTTAAGAATCCTGAACTTGGGAAAGTAACACTGAAAGAGGGACAATGGAACTTAATCATAGTGGATAGAAGTTTAGAAGAAGACTATAGTCTTATTAGATATATTAATGCTTTATTTACTAAAAAATTTAAGGATTTGGGACTGAATATTATATTATTTAGTAAGTCTGAGAGAAATATTGCAGAAACCTTCAGGAGAAAATTTAACATTTTATTTCCTATTTTATCTATTAAAGATAATTCCAATATTCTTAAAGAATTATCAAAGCTTAGAGAAAGTCAGCGATGGATTCTTATCATTGATCCTAATCTAAAAGTCGAATTTATTTCTGATTTTATAAAAGATGAAGATATCAGACAATTATTGGAAAAATACATATTAGGAAAGATTAGTTATATTGATGTAATTAAAGAGGAAAAATTGAAGGTTGGCGATTCTTTCCCTCCAATAGAGGTTATAAATTTAGAATCCGGTGAAAAAAAAGTTATTACTAAAGATTTCACTTCATCTCCTCATTTATGGATTATCTTCACATCAAACTGTATTTCTTGTGCTTTAGAATCTCATTTACTTATGTGGAGTTTAATAGAAAAGAACTTAGAGAAAAAATCAAATTTATCAATGGGCTTGATTTTCAGTCCTTATTTCAATAAAGAAGAAATTATTTTTAGAGTTAAAAAACTAAATATTCAAACCCCAATCTTCTTAGCTGAAAGCGAGCTCTATAATATTGAAGATACTTATTATAAAAGGCCATATGGACAAGATGATGTTATTGTTATCAGGACAGATCTAAAAAATTTTATAACTTATTCAGAATCACTCTCGACTTTTCTCAATCATATAAAAGGAGGTTATCTCAATGCAAAAACTTCGTTGTTTTAGTAAAATAAAGATTTTGAGTTTCATTATCTCTTCTGTGATTGTATCCTCCGCTTTTGAAGTCCTATTAGCTGATGATCTGAAAATTTATGAAGCAAAACTTGAAGAGGTAGCTTTCAATATGCACTTTACAGACATTCAGAAGATTATTCCAGCTGAGGAGACCATATTTGTTTTAGAGATGAAGAATCATCGTATTATCTTTATTAAAGATAAGAAAATCATTGGCCAAATAGGAAAAATAGGAAATGGAAAAGGGGAGTTCTATTATCCTTCAGATTTTTTTATTGACAAACATGGACTCTTCTATGTACTTGATAAAGGCAATTATAGAATTCAGATATTAGATTCAAAGGGGATTTATTTAAGCGATTTCCCAGATTATCCCGAAAGCTGGGGATTAGCTGTTAATTCTAAAGGGGAGATTTTATTAGGACAGCCAGCATTGAATAATCTGGTCTCTGTTTATAATCCTAAAGGAAAAAGATTGCGAAGCTTCGGCTCTCTCATTAATCCCTCAGAGATTTATGGAATGGATTATAAAAAATATAATGAAACTCACAAAGTGCCATTAAATCGGATTCGGATAGCTTTAGACGAAAATGACAATGCATGGTTAGTATTTTTACATGCCCCATTAATCTGCAAATATAACCAAAAGGGTGAACTAATTTACAAAAAGATTTTAAATATCCCCGACTTACAGCCTCTTAAAAAAGCTATCTGGCAAAGTCCACCTCCTTATGAATACGCTTCTATTAATATTGATGGTATTCAGTTAACGATGATCATTAGGGATATTACTTTTGATCCCAAAAAGAAACAAATTCTAATTCTATTAGGAGATCAAAGAATCGTGGCTTTTAATTCAGAAGCAAATGAACAGTTTATTATTAAGCCGAAATTTAAAGAAGGTAGTTTGAGGGATTTGTCTGTTAATAAAAATGGTGAGATCTTTGTATCCATATTTTTCTCACCTAAATGCTATAAATTGATTCTATCTTCCGAAAAAGAAGATAAGAAAAAAATTGAAGGAGGTGAACTATGATAAAAAAATTCTTAATGGGTCTACTTGTTGTTGTCTTCGCTCTGAGCCTATTTTTAGCCGTTGTTCCGATTAATGTTTCTGGAGCATGTTGCACTTCTGATGATAAGAAAAGTACATGTTGTGGACCATGCTGTAAAGCTGGCCCAACTTGGTGCGAAGCCGGAAAATGCGCTACATAGTTCATGCTGGTAGTTTTTCTTAGGGAGGGAATGTAATCCTCTCCCTTCTTAAATAATAATAACAATAAAATATGAGAGAAGAAATTGTGAAAAAGAAGTGTTAGATTAAACATAATGAGAGGAGATAATAGAATCGCAGTTTTTAAATCAGAGGCAAATGAACAGTTTATTATTAAACCGAAATTTGAAGGAGGTGAACTATGATAAAAAAATTCTTAATGGGTCTACTTGTTGTTGTCTTCGCTCTGAGCCTATTTTTAGCTGTTCTTCCAGTTGGCGTCTCAGGAGCAACTTGCACTTCTGGGGATGGGAAAAAAACATGTACAGGACCATGCTGTGAAGCTGGCTCAACTTGGTGTGTCGCTTCAGATTGCCCAAAGGTGGCAAACTAGCTCATGATGCTGGTAGTTTTTCGAAGGGAAGGGATGTAATCCCTTCCCTTTTCGTATTATAATCTATCATAATTATGATGTGGGAAATTGCAAAGAAAAGAGTAAGAATAAACTTGATTACACGAAGGTTTTCAACAATCTCTTTTCTTCTCTTCTTTTTAATCTTATTCTCTCTATTCACTTCTATTAGCACCTTTAAAAAAAGAATATCATATTATAATGAAGATATATATTCTCATCTTTTCAAGCTCGATCCCTCAAGAATTAACATGTATTCTAATGTAGAGATTGGATTTGATAGACCTCCTGAAAAATTGAGTATTTTAGCCGGGGGGATAGGAGAAAAATATGGTTCTTGTGCTATTATTAGGGGAAAATATGGACCAACTATTATTAGAAGCAGAGAGAAATCTAATTTCTTTCTTTTTAATCCACTTCCTTTTGATTTTATTCATGTTTTAGGCTTAGTTATCAGCTTAATGGCAATTCTTCTTTCCTACGACACTATCTCTGGAGAAAGAGAAGAGGGAACCTTACAACTTTCTTTATCAAATTCAATTGGAAAATATAAAATACTTCTTGGTGAATATATTGGTGCAATGCTTTCCCTTCTTATCCCTCTTTGTCTTTCCTTTCTTGGAGTTATAATTATTCTCCAGCTTCATCCTGATATTAGTTTTGATCTGGAGATGTTAGGTGAGATATCAGTGCTTTTCCTAAACTCTGTGTTTTTGACCTCTGCATTTGTTATGTTGGGGATTCTTATCTCATCATTAACACGGCAATCAAATACCTCCTTACTAAGTGCTTTTTTTATTTGGGTTATTTTAGTAGCTATATACCCGAATCTTACATCATGGATTTCTCTCTATGCTAAGTCAGTAGAATCCCTTGTTGAATTGACTTCTACCAATATAATTACAAAAATGTCTCCTGAACATATTTTAGAAGAAAAGGTTCAAATAGATAAAAACCAAAAGGAATTCAATTTAAATAAAAGATTTGAACAATCAGATTTTGAAAATAAATTAAAGCTCTTTTCTCCTTTTTCAACCAATATATTATTATCACAAATTATTGCCGGAACGGATGTTGGAACTCAAAAAAAATTTATTAGTCAGATTAAGAATTTAGAACAATCTTTTATAAAATGGCAGAAAGAAAAGCTCAAAAAATATCCGCAAAGGGAATCTTTTTTTATAGCGGGATGGGGGGCTGTTGATTTAAAAGATTTACCATCTAACGAATTCAAAGGAGAAAGTTTGGCTGAAAGGATAGAAAGAGCGATTCCATATATGGCTTCGGTTTTAATTTTAAATATTATTTTATTTTATATGAGCTATATAATCTTTATTAAATACGATCCAAGATTTGGCTAAATTAAAATGAAAGGACTCATAATAAATAAAACTATTCTTAATAACATTTATGACTTCAAATTTTTGATTTCAAGCTTGATAGTTATCTTGTTGCTAATCTTAGGGACTTCTATGAGTATTTCTAATATTTCATTACAATCGAAGGAATATAACAGATTTCAGAGCCTTGCAGAAAATGAAAAAAATCTTGAAAATGTTAAAGTAATAAAAAGACCGAACAAATTTATATTTGCTCATGAAGGAGGGGAAAGAAACTTGCCACAATATCTTATTGTACTTCCTTATTTTGTTGATTATCCTATTGAAGACCTTAGCTTGAAACCTTTTATTGAGAATCTTCAAAATCTGGATTGGTCATTTGTTGTTGGGTATTTATTTAGTCTTATTGCCTTTCTTGTTACCTATGATTTGGTATCAGGAGAAAAGGAGAAAGGAACATTGAGATTATTAGTTTCCCAACCTATTTCTAAGGATTCTTTTTTGTTTGGAGGTTTTTTGGGTGCTTTATTGAGCCTAATTCCATTTCTTTTAATTGGACTTATAATTAGCATAATAATTATCCTATTTAATGCAAATATATCTTTTGATGAAAACGATTGGATAAAAATTTTCTTCGTCATTATCCTTTCCTTCTTTTTCATTTCCTCTATGGTATTAATCGGAATCTTCACCTCTACGGTATCTACTAAATCTTCTACATCACTTATTATCTCACTCATAATATGGGTTTTTATAGCAATTATAATTCCCAATGGAGGTGTTCTTGTAAGCGAGATTATATCTCCTATCCCATCATTTAAGGAATTTGAAATAGAATTGAGGGGAGCGGAAAAAATATTTTATTCCAAAATCACATTATCATCAATAATGTTAAGGGAAATTTATACAAGAAGGGATTTAAGCAATGCAGAAAAAAGGAATAAAGTAGATCAGCTTCAAAAGAAGATATATAGAGAAAATAGACAAGCTCTTGAAGAATATAAGCAGGATATACTAAAGATAAGAAAAAATTATTTAAAAAAATTAGAAAATCAGATGAGATTGGCAAAGATAAGCTCTAAACTCTCTCCGCTCTCTGTATATATGAATTCAATTGAAGGGATAGTTAGGACAGGATACGCCCATCAATTAACCTTTTTTAGAATTGCAGAGCAATATATGAGAGAATACACTATATATGCAAATAAAATGCAAGAAGAACTTAAAGATAAAGCTAAAATTATGGGTCCAAAAATCGTTGACGAAGGATATGAAGTTGAAGGCATAAGCTGGATCTCCTATAAAGATATCAATTTTGATAAAAGTTCGTTTCCTAAATTCCCAGAATACAACTTAACTATTTCTAATACTTTCCCCATTGCTCTTATTGACATAGGTATTTTAATATTCTTTAACATATTATTTTTTGTATTATCATATGTTAAATTCTTATCTTATGATGTAAGATAATTATTATCTCTTACAAATCCGAGTAGAAGGAGGATTTTCAACAAGAAGTTGATATAGGCTCAATTTGTATTCTTTTCTTCTTGCTAATTTTTTCAGTTAGGAATCCCAGACTCAAAAACTTTTCAAATCTCAAAAAGTCCAACTGCATCTTCAGAGTTAGGGGATATTATTCTAAAAAAATTTTTGAAAACCTTCTTTCTCAGATATCTCTGAAAGTCTTCTATCTGAAGTTATAAGAGAAAATGAATCACCCGTTTCTTTTTTAAATATTTTTAAAGAAGCAAGGTGAATCGCATCATCTGCCCTTATAAGGATATTTTTAGTGTTAATTAATATGGGTAAATCATTTCCCCTTATAGGAAAATATTTACACATAATACAAAGACCCTCTCTCTTTTACAAAGGGATTCCACTCTTTATTTGGAGTAGCTCCATCATTTGTAAGAAAAGAATTCAACACACTTTCATCAAAATAAAAGCCATGTCAACAAAAATAAAACCATATGATTTTTGTTGAGGAATGAAATTATTAGATTTAAATTTATTAGGGAGGTGCAAATTGAATTACCATAAACCCACTTACACTAAGGATAAAGAATTTGAAAAGGTTGCTGCATTAGCAAATTTACCCGATGAAGCTCTTGCTTTTGTAGTTTTTGTTGTTTTTATTATGAGTTGAGTTTGGCACCCGTAGATAACCGAGGGGGTGGGAGGCATATTTTGCCTCCCACCCAAAAAAGAAGAAGATATTAAAAAAGAAAATGAATTTATATTTAAAACCAAGAAGAATGTCTGAAATTTGGGGCATTAATAAACAGCAGCAAGAATTTGAGGGATGGGTTATAGGATATGATAATATCTTTAAATTAGACCATATTTCATCCATTATATGGGAAAATATAAATGGAGATAGATCAGTCAATGAAATTATTAATATTATTTCAGAAATGTATCCTACGATTGATAGAAATACAATAAAAAATGACATTATTGAGTTATTAACTAATTGGGTAAACGATAGACTAATTAGTTTAAATTATAAAATGTTAGAATCTCTTATAAAAAAGCCCAAGTCTCAGAGAGTATTAACCCGATTAGAAAAAAATCAAGAAATTGATATATTACTTTCATCTACTCCTTCACCATATCCAAGAGATATGATCATCCTAAAAATTTTTGCATTCCCCCCTTTAGGAATTGGATACATAAGTTCTTTGCTCCGACAACATGGTTTTAAAGTAGAATGTGCAAATCTTGCCGGGTTAGACAATGAAAATATTGAACGAGTTCTATCTTTTATCACTACATTCTGCGTTTGTTATCTCTTTTTTATTCCTCTAACAATAGTGATAGAAGAAATTTGTCATTCTTTTGTTATTTTTAAAAAAAATAAAAATTTAAAGAAGTTCTTCTTAGAAATAAGAAGTATTTGTAGCTCAAATAATAAGCTAATTTTTATAAAAAATTGTTCAGTTAATTTTGAAGGAAATTTTACATATTTAGATTATATTCACTTTTTAGGAGGAGGTCCTCTTGGAG
This DNA window, taken from Acidobacteriota bacterium, encodes the following:
- a CDS encoding 6-bladed beta-propeller, coding for MQKLRCFSKIKILSFIISSVIVSSAFEVLLADDLKIYEAKLEEVAFNMHFTDIQKIIPAEETIFVLEMKNHRIIFIKDKKIIGQIGKIGNGKGEFYYPSDFFIDKHGLFYVLDKGNYRIQILDSKGIYLSDFPDYPESWGLAVNSKGEILLGQPALNNLVSVYNPKGKRLRSFGSLINPSEIYGMDYKKYNETHKVPLNRIRIALDENDNAWLVFLHAPLICKYNQKGELIYKKILNIPDLQPLKKAIWQSPPPYEYASINIDGIQLTMIIRDITFDPKKKQILILLGDQRIVAFNSEANEQFIIKPKFKEGSLRDLSVNKNGEIFVSIFFSPKCYKLILSSEKEDKKKIEGGEL
- a CDS encoding AbrB/MazE/SpoVT family DNA-binding domain-containing protein, which produces MYSSKVFKKGQLVIPSKLRKKYDIKEGTIVEFLDLGDQIILIPLPDNPIERAEGWLKFKKTVKEVLDENRKEEEKFEKAKKVIL
- a CDS encoding ABC transporter permease subunit, which produces MITRRFSTISFLLFFLILFSLFTSISTFKKRISYYNEDIYSHLFKLDPSRINMYSNVEIGFDRPPEKLSILAGGIGEKYGSCAIIRGKYGPTIIRSREKSNFFLFNPLPFDFIHVLGLVISLMAILLSYDTISGEREEGTLQLSLSNSIGKYKILLGEYIGAMLSLLIPLCLSFLGVIIILQLHPDISFDLEMLGEISVLFLNSVFLTSAFVMLGILISSLTRQSNTSLLSAFFIWVILVAIYPNLTSWISLYAKSVESLVELTSTNIITKMSPEHILEEKVQIDKNQKEFNLNKRFEQSDFENKLKLFSPFSTNILLSQIIAGTDVGTQKKFISQIKNLEQSFIKWQKEKLKKYPQRESFFIAGWGAVDLKDLPSNEFKGESLAERIERAIPYMASVLILNIILFYMSYIIFIKYDPRFG
- a CDS encoding ABC transporter permease subunit is translated as MKGLIINKTILNNIYDFKFLISSLIVILLLILGTSMSISNISLQSKEYNRFQSLAENEKNLENVKVIKRPNKFIFAHEGGERNLPQYLIVLPYFVDYPIEDLSLKPFIENLQNLDWSFVVGYLFSLIAFLVTYDLVSGEKEKGTLRLLVSQPISKDSFLFGGFLGALLSLIPFLLIGLIISIIIILFNANISFDENDWIKIFFVIILSFFFISSMVLIGIFTSTVSTKSSTSLIISLIIWVFIAIIIPNGGVLVSEIISPIPSFKEFEIELRGAEKIFYSKITLSSIMLREIYTRRDLSNAEKRNKVDQLQKKIYRENRQALEEYKQDILKIRKNYLKKLENQMRLAKISSKLSPLSVYMNSIEGIVRTGYAHQLTFFRIAEQYMREYTIYANKMQEELKDKAKIMGPKIVDEGYEVEGISWISYKDINFDKSSFPKFPEYNLTISNTFPIALIDIGILIFFNILFFVLSYVKFLSYDVR
- a CDS encoding type II toxin-antitoxin system VapC family toxin, with the protein product MKNFALDSYSVLAYQKGEKGKDRVKELLLKAEEGKIKIYLNWINIGEIYYILIRETDEEIANKAIAFIKKWPLNLVVPDEINILNAAKIKSKNPISYADAFAASTAIQFNADLVTGDPEFKILENKIPIYWIV
- a CDS encoding PqqD family protein, which produces MSEIWGINKQQQEFEGWVIGYDNIFKLDHISSIIWENINGDRSVNEIINIISEMYPTIDRNTIKNDIIELLTNWVNDRLISLNYKMLESLIKKPKSQRVLTRLEKNQEIDILLSSTPSPYPRDMIILKIFAFPPLGIGYISSLLRQHGFKVECANLAGLDNENIERVLSFITTFCVCYLFFIPLTIVIEEICHSFVIFKKNKNLKKFFLEIRSICSSNNKLIFIKNCSVNFEGNFTYLDYIHFLGGGPLGALLFLIILLPIILLFISNKMFLSSRHLFIIYFLMTVIPINSLFIGKESDGRKAFRIAKENELSTFEFIYEFIKGAFILLPFSMERANLKKKIKNDNIFKEKRKNV
- a CDS encoding AraC family transcriptional regulator; this encodes MSKKVLVISEDKRIFDFIRSSLGSSVLIENPGIDEINQKDKPYEFIFLGCDYRCSFIFCMRKFLFLKMNKKIPFLVIRPILLERGYESYGGFLSSFFETYTLSSFQEEIPRKIKNSEHYGCSPGWMIHPSNLLFKISKVQREIVENPWKRFNLFSFSENVSLSPSWLSLKFNEISGISFERFSIRIRFCYSLWELLSTEKQIKLIAYERGYKDPLSFTKRFHSLFGVAPSFVRKEFNTLSSR